The Coffea arabica cultivar ET-39 chromosome 8e, Coffea Arabica ET-39 HiFi, whole genome shotgun sequence genome window below encodes:
- the LOC113703363 gene encoding transcription factor MYB53-like encodes MVRPPEKGVKKGPWSIEEDQRLVEYIEKHGQGNWQALPKQAGLNRCGKSCRLRWTNYLRPGIKRGGFSAEEESAIIALHKQLGNKWSRIAAHLPRRTDNEIKNFWNTHLKKKLLRSGIDPTTHKPIPDFSLLNLSQAQLLSVSDLHNFINPLDAALNLQANANDLIKFQLLKNMMQAINPNPLPYIQGNTNLADLIQLNRLFDGTNTDFTVDPLQAQSMNTSFCNISPLLNQQQTSTSHSLPCLDGQITPGPILGDGFNVSSNMYNSEYSLPSLVSATPESSIINPFESFKHSSIPAEAPEQSNVFDDWNSLVNDEASSSFWKDVLG; translated from the exons ATGGTGAGGCCTCCAGAAAAAGGTGTAAAGAAAGGGCCATGGTCGATTGAGGAAGACCAAAGGTTGGTTGAATATATTGAAAAGCATGGCCAGGGGAACTGGCAGGCTCTTCCCAAGCAAGCGGGCTTGAATAGGTGCGGCAAGAGTTGCAGGCTAAGATGGACAAATTATCTGAGGCCTGGTATTAAGAGAGGAGGCTTCTCGGCTGAAGAAGAATCAGCTATCATAGCCCTCCATAAGCAACTGGGAAACAA GTGGTCAAGAATTGCAGCTCACCTTCCTAGACGAACTGACAACGAAATCAAGAATTTTTGGAACACGCATTTGAAGAAGAAGCTGCTAAGGAGTGGCATTGACCCGACAACTCACAAGCCAATTCCTGATTTTAGTCTTCTTAATCTTTCTCAGGCTCAGCTCTTATCAGTTTCTGATCTGCACAATTTCATCAATCCTTTGGATGCTGCTCTTAACTTACAGGCAAATGCTAATGACTTGATCAAGTTCCAACTCCTCAAAAACATGATGCAAGCTATAAATCCAAATCCTCTTCCATATATTCAGGGAAACACCAACTTGGCAGATCTTATCCAACTTAACCGGCTTTTCGACGGCACAAACACCGACTTCACCGTTGACCCCTTACAAGCACAGTCCATGAATACAAGTTTCTGCAATATTTCTCCACTACTCAATCAACAACAGACTTCCACTTCACATTCTTTGCCATGCTTAGATGGTCAAATCACTCCAGGTCCCATTCTTGGTGACGGCTTTAATGTCTCCAGCAACATGTATAACTCGGAATATTCTCTCCCGTCATTAGTTTCAGCGACACCTGAGAGTTCCATCATCAACCCGTTTGAAAGCTTCAAACACAGTTCTATACCCGCAGAAGCACCTGAGCAGTCCAATGTCTTCGATGATTGGAATAGTCTCGTGAACGATGAAGCCAGCAGTTCGTTCTGGAAAGACGTTTTAGGATGA